The Pelagibius sp. CAU 1746 genomic sequence CATCCTGGCCCTGAAGGCGGCCGACATCATGACGCCGAAGCCGCGCACCATCCGCGCCAATGCCCTGGCGGCGGAAGCCGTGGGGTTCATGAACACCTCCACGCCGCCCTTCCTCTGCGTCTTCGTCGTCGACGAGAACGGCCCCGCCGAGCGGCCCGTCGGCATTCTCCACATGCACGATTGCCTGCGCGCAGGCGTGGTCTGAGCGAGCGGGCGGCGAAGGTGGCGGAAACCGTGGTCCACTCCTCTCCCGCGACGGCGCGCGGCGGCGCGAAGGCACCGCCGCCCCCGCCGCGCAACGACGACCGGGGGCGCCAGCCGCCCCGCCTGTCCGGGCGGAACAGCTACAGTCTTTTCGTCAGCTCCATGAAGCTGGTGCTGCCGGCGCTGGCCGCCGGCCTGGTGCTGCTGGTCATCGCCTGGCCGCAGCTCATGCCGGACGTCAGCCGCTCGGGCCTCGACTTCGCGAAGATCGCCCGCGACCATGCCAAGACCCTGAACATGCTGAACGCCCGCTACAGCGGCGTGGACGAGAACAACCAGCCCTTCACCGTCGCCGCCGACCTGGCCACCCAGTCGCCGGAAAACGAGGACATGGTGGAGCTGCAGCACCCCAAGGCCGACATCGAGACCGCCGAGGGCGACCTCGTGGCGCTTTCCGCGCGTGTCGGGCACTACGACCGCAAAGCGGAAACCCTGGATCTGACCGGCAAGGTGCATCTGACCCACGACAAGGGCTTCGACATCGTCACCGAGGAGGCGACCATCGACCTGAACGACGGCTCGGCCGCCGGAGATGCCGCGGTCAGCGGCGCCGGCCCTTCCGGCGAGCTGGAGTCCGAGGGTTTCCGCCTGCGCGAACGCGGCCAGATCATCGTCTTCACCGGCAAGAGCCGGCTGCTCATCTACCCGGAGGCCAAGGAAAAATTGTCAGAAGGAAAAGGCGCCGCGGGCCCCGCCGAAGAAGTGACCAAGCCCCAGGAGGCGACCCAATGACCGCCGCACCGCGCCTGGCGGTTCGACCGCCTTTGCTTCCGGCGGAGGGCGCCTTGCTGGCCGCCGCTCTGACGGGCGCGCTGGCCATCGCGCTGGCCGCCGGCCTCGCCTCCGTGCCGCTGCGCCCGGCGGCCGCGCAGACGACGGCCGCCGAGCTGCGCGAAAGCGACCAGCCGCTGGAGATCAACGCCGAGGACGGCATCGAGTGGAACCGCAACGACAAGACCTATGTCGCACGCGGCAACGCCCGCGCCGCCAGCGGCGAGGTCGAAGTGCTGGCCGACGTCCTGACCGCCTATTACCGGGAGCGCGAGGAGAAGTCGGACGGCGAGGACTCGCTCTTCTCCCAGGGCGGCGGCAGCGAGATCTACCTGCTGGAAGCCTCCGGCAACGTGCGCATCAATTCCCCGGAGGGCACGGTCTTCGGCGACAAGGGGCAGTACAAACTGGCCGAGAAGGTCTTCATCATGACCGGCGACGATCTGCGCCTGGTCAGCGAGGAGGACGTGGTGACGGCGCGCGACAGCCTGGAATACTGGGAGGGCCAGCGCAAGGCCGTGGCCCGGGGCAAGGCGCATGCGACCCACGAGGACAAGCAGATCAAGGCCGACGTCCTGACCGCCAACTTCGAGGAGAACGCCAGCGGCAATCTCGAAGTCCGGCGCATCGACGCCGCCGGCAACGTCGAGATCATGACCGCGAAGGAATACGCGCGCGGGCGCGAAGGCGTGTATTATGTAGACCGCGAGTTGGCGACCCTGGCGGGCGACGTGAAGATCACCCAGGGCGAGAACCAGTTGGACGGCGACTACGCGGAGGTCAACATGGCGACGGGCGTCAGCAGGCTGCTTGGCGCACCGCCGGGCAGCAAGGAGAAGCCCAGGCAGGTGAAGGCCCTGGTGCTGCCGCGCGCGACCAAGGAAGCGGAAGAGAAAGCTTCCGGCCAGGACGCGCCGGAGGCGGGCGGCACCCAGTAGGTTGGTGACGCGGTTCCCGCATCGCCAGGGGGACTGCACAGATTGGGATAGTTCGATTTGGCCGATGAAACGCAGAAGATAAGCGACGGCGCCGCCGGGAGGCCAGGCACCGGAGAGCAGGGCGCCGGAACCGGCGAAGGGCCGCGGCTGGTCACCGACAACGTCGGCCTGATGGCGGTCAACCTGGGCAAGAGCTTCAAGAAGCGCCCGGTGCTGCGCGGCGTCACCCTGTCGCTGCAGCGCGGCGAGGCGGTCGGCCTGCTGGGGCCCAACGGCGCCGGCAAGACCACCTGTTTCTACATCGTCACCGGCCTCATCTCGCCCGACTATGGCTGGGTCACGCTGGACGGCCACGACATCACCGACATGCCGATGTACCGCCGCGCCCGGCTGGGCATCGGCTACCTGCCGCAGGAGGCCTCCATCTTCCGCGGCCTGACCGTGGAGCAGAACATCCGCGGCGTGCTGGAGGTCATCGAGCCGGTCCGCGAGAAGCGCGAAGTGGCGCTGGAGAACCTGCTGGCCGAATTTTCCATCACCCATCTGCGGCGCACCCCGGCGGTGGCGCTGTCGGGCGGCGAGCGGCGGCGCGTCGAGATCGCCCGCGCCCTGGCCTCGCAGCCGGCCTTCATCCTGCTGGACGAACCCCTGGCCGGCATCGACCCCATCGCTGTGGGTGACATCCGCGACTTGGTCTCTCACCTGAAGGACCGCGGCATCGGTGTGCTGATCACCGATCATAACGTGCGCGAAACGCTGGAGATCGTCGACCGTGCCTACATCATCCACGACGGCGTGGTGTTGATGGAGGGCGCGCCCGACGAGATCGTCGCGCACGAGGATGTCCGCCGCGTTTACCTGGGCGAAAGGTTTAGCCTCTAAAAGGTTAAGCGATATGGCGGCGACACAAAGATTGGAACTGCGCCAGCGCCAATCTCTGGTCATGACGCCGCAGCTGCAGCAGGCGATCAAGCTGCTGCAGCTTTCCAACCTGGAACTTGCGGCGGAAGTGGACCGGGAGCTCGAGCAGAACCCGCTGCTCGACCGCGACGAAGGCGCAAACGACAGCTTGCTGGAGGGACCCTCTCCCGACCAGCGGGACGACTTTGCGCACGCTTCTGATACAGGGGGCGACGACTCGGCCTCCAACTACGACACACCCGATCTCGACTCC encodes the following:
- the lptB gene encoding LPS export ABC transporter ATP-binding protein, which gives rise to MVTDNVGLMAVNLGKSFKKRPVLRGVTLSLQRGEAVGLLGPNGAGKTTCFYIVTGLISPDYGWVTLDGHDITDMPMYRRARLGIGYLPQEASIFRGLTVEQNIRGVLEVIEPVREKREVALENLLAEFSITHLRRTPAVALSGGERRRVEIARALASQPAFILLDEPLAGIDPIAVGDIRDLVSHLKDRGIGVLITDHNVRETLEIVDRAYIIHDGVVLMEGAPDEIVAHEDVRRVYLGERFSL
- the lptC gene encoding LPS export ABC transporter periplasmic protein LptC, which encodes MAETVVHSSPATARGGAKAPPPPPRNDDRGRQPPRLSGRNSYSLFVSSMKLVLPALAAGLVLLVIAWPQLMPDVSRSGLDFAKIARDHAKTLNMLNARYSGVDENNQPFTVAADLATQSPENEDMVELQHPKADIETAEGDLVALSARVGHYDRKAETLDLTGKVHLTHDKGFDIVTEEATIDLNDGSAAGDAAVSGAGPSGELESEGFRLRERGQIIVFTGKSRLLIYPEAKEKLSEGKGAAGPAEEVTKPQEATQ
- a CDS encoding LptA/OstA family protein, producing the protein MTAAPRLAVRPPLLPAEGALLAAALTGALAIALAAGLASVPLRPAAAQTTAAELRESDQPLEINAEDGIEWNRNDKTYVARGNARAASGEVEVLADVLTAYYREREEKSDGEDSLFSQGGGSEIYLLEASGNVRINSPEGTVFGDKGQYKLAEKVFIMTGDDLRLVSEEDVVTARDSLEYWEGQRKAVARGKAHATHEDKQIKADVLTANFEENASGNLEVRRIDAAGNVEIMTAKEYARGREGVYYVDRELATLAGDVKITQGENQLDGDYAEVNMATGVSRLLGAPPGSKEKPRQVKALVLPRATKEAEEKASGQDAPEAGGTQ